A DNA window from Calliphora vicina chromosome 1, idCalVici1.1, whole genome shotgun sequence contains the following coding sequences:
- the LOC135948672 gene encoding protein NDUFAF4 homolog, with amino-acid sequence MGKVMSVVSRKLNRFNVENRAHRILEREKPVAAPKYEANLRDMERTMELDPNFLEKLNKKDSALNERLKNVYVTSEDRFIDYGLQRSQTSAEKQLPLARNTPEDFEFGYMEPQRITVGRCTLRQALKFITDHQSEPEKFTPAKIAEDYKMKPELVDNILKYFRSYNIYIPDQRSNDSILTQAKRNLLTDKPKDES; translated from the exons ATGGGAAAAGTAATGTCGGTAGTGTCTAGGAAACTTAATCGCTTTAATGTAGAGAATCGAGCACATCGTATATTGGAAAGAGAAAAGCCGGTCGCCGCACCCAAGTATGAAGCAAATTTAAGGGACATGGAAAGAACTATGGAGT TGGATCCCAATTTCTTGGAGAAATTGAATAAAAAGGACAGTGCTTTGAATGAAcgacttaaaaatgtttatgtaacCTCGGAGGACAGATTT ATTGATTATGGACTGCAACGAAGTCAAACTTCGGCTGAGAAACAATTGCCATTGGCTCGAAATACACCAGAAGATTTTGAATTTGGTTATATGGAACCACAAAGGATTACAGTAGGACGTTGCACATTAAGACAGGCCTTAAAGTTTATAACAGACCACCAGTCTGAACCGGAAAAGTTTACGCCAGCCAAAATTGCTGAGGATTACAAAATGAAACCAGAATTAGTTG ataacatattaaaatactttagaagttataatatttatataccaGATCAGAGAAGTAATGATTCTATATTGACACAAGCCAAACGGAACCTGTTGACAGATAAACCCAAAGATGAATCTTAA
- the LOC135948671 gene encoding superkiller complex protein 8, translating into MFSVLHKEEAAHEDGIWSCAWGRTQPEKPAEEEKTEKDPEANREFIIKEDTPEPLPVDFIVTGGLDDLVKVWDIREDNTLKLRHQLKGHSLGVVSVAVSSDGKTIASSSLDSSLCFWDSQSGQQQHLLAFGPVDLWSVAFSPCDKYVISGSNEGKISMYSVETGKVEQVLDAQNGKFTLSIAYSPDGKYIASGAIDGIITIFDVAAGKVAQTLEGHAMPVRSLCFSPNSQMLLTASDDGHMKLYDVVHSDVAGTLSGHASWVLSVSFSEDGKHFASSSSDCTVKIWDFAERKCMHTFSEHSDQAWGVKYSPGNDKVISVSEDKSLNVYNCPPNIVV; encoded by the exons ATG TTTTCCGTGCTGCATAAAGAGGAAGCCGCTCATGAAGATGGTATATGGTCGTGTGCTTGGGGTCGTACCCAACCAGAAAAGCCGGCTGAAGAAGAGAAAACTGAAAAGGATCCCGAAGCAAATAGagaatttattattaaagaagATACGCCGGAACCATTGCCAGTTGATTTCATAGTTACCGGCGGATTAGATGATTTAGTAAAGGTATGGGATATACGAGAAGATAATACATTAAAATTAAGACATCAACTGAAGGGCCATTCTTTGGGCGTAGTGTCGGTGGCTGTAAGTTCGGATGGAAAAA CCATTGCCAGCAGTTCATTGGACTCCAGCTTATGTTTCTGGGACTCTCAAAGCGGCCAACAACAGCATTTATTAGCTTTTGGCCCTGTCGATCTGTGGAGTGTTGCATTTTCGCCTTGCGATAAATATGTGATATCAGGCTCTAATGAGGGCAAGATATCCATGTATAGCGTGGAGACGGGCAAAGTGGAGCAAGTGTTGGATGCACAAAATGGCAAATTTACCTTGAGCATAGCATAC AGTCCTGATGGCAAATATATTGCCAGTGGAGCCATAGATGGCATCATTACCATATTTGATGTGGCAGCTGGTAAAGTAGCTCAAACACTTGAGGGCCATGCTATGCCGGTGCGCAGTTTATGTTTCTCTCCCAACTCACAAATGTTGTTGACGGCATCCGACGATGGTCATATGAAATTATATGATGT ggTTCACTCTGATGTCGCTGGTACTTTATCGGGTCATGCTTCTTGGGTATTAAGTGTTTCCTTTTCAGAAGATGGCAAACATTTTGCTTCTTCATCCAGTGACTGTACCGTGAAAATATGGGATTTTGCTGAACGTAAATGCATGCACACCTTTAGCGAACATAGTGATCAGGCATGGGGTGTTAAGTATAGTCCTGGAAATGATAAAGTCATTTCAGTATCGGAGGACAAATCACTGAACGTTTATAATTGTCCACCAAATATTGTCGTATga